In Hevea brasiliensis isolate MT/VB/25A 57/8 chromosome 13, ASM3005281v1, whole genome shotgun sequence, a single genomic region encodes these proteins:
- the LOC110640960 gene encoding uncharacterized protein LOC110640960 isoform X2 — translation MGGVTSSMAAKFAFFPPNPPSYKLITDDAGLLLLDHFPHRENVDVLRLPTRRGTEIVAVYVRYPMATSTLLYSHGNAADIGQMYELFIELSIHLRVNLMGYDYSGYGQSSGKPSEHNTYADIEAAYKCLEESYGTKQENIILYGQSVGSGPTLDLAARLPRLRAVVLHSPILSGLRVMYPVKRTYWFDIYKNIDKISLVKCPVLVIHFKFLTVLMESSSGNCARRNMNHYGSKEEITAI, via the exons ATGGGAGGGGTGACTTCTTCCATGGCAGCTAAATTCGCTTTTTTTCCGCCGAACCCTCCTTCTTACAAGCTAATTACTGATGATGCTGGCCTTTTGCTTCTGGACCACTTCCCTCATCGCGAGAACGTCGACGTCTTGCGCCTCCCCACCCGCCGGGGTACAGAGATTGTTGCTGTTTATGTTAGATATCCCATGGCCACCTCCACTCTGCTTTATTCTCATGGAAATGCTGCTGATATTGGCCAGATGTATGAGCTCTTCATCGAATTAAGCATCCACTTGCGTGTAAATCTCATGGG GTACGACTATTCTGGCTATGGACAGTCATCAGGGAAG CCCAGTGAGCACAATACTTACGCTGATATTGAAGCTGCTTATAAGTGTCTTGAGGAGAGCTATGGTACCAAGCAGGAGAACATCATCCTTTATGGTCAATCTGTTGGTAGTGGGCCTACTTTGGATCTTGCTGCACGTTTACCTCGGTTAAGAGCTGTAGTCCTGCATAGTCCTATACTATCAGGGTTAAGAGTCATGTACCCAGTTAAGCGCACCTACTGGTTTGATATCTACAAG AACATAGACAAGATTTCATTGGTGAAGTGTCCTGTGCTGGTTATCCAT TTTAAGTtt TTGACTGTTCTCATGGAAAGCAGCTCTGGGAATTGTGCCAGGAGAAATATGAACCACTATGGCTCAAAGGAGGAAATCACTGCGATTTAG
- the LOC110640960 gene encoding uncharacterized protein LOC110640960 isoform X1 — MGGVTSSMAAKFAFFPPNPPSYKLITDDAGLLLLDHFPHRENVDVLRLPTRRGTEIVAVYVRYPMATSTLLYSHGNAADIGQMYELFIELSIHLRVNLMGYDYSGYGQSSGKPSEHNTYADIEAAYKCLEESYGTKQENIILYGQSVGSGPTLDLAARLPRLRAVVLHSPILSGLRVMYPVKRTYWFDIYKNIDKISLVKCPVLVIHGTSDEVVDCSHGKQLWELCQEKYEPLWLKGGNHCDLELYPEYLRHLKKFISTVERSPSRRNTARRSTDGIEQPRRSTDCFEAPRKSTDRREKPRKSTDRPEKLKFHEYKFTNIEKLEKLRISFDQMERSRRSVEYHEKSRKSIDLQLEKARKSVDWLDRIRAG, encoded by the exons ATGGGAGGGGTGACTTCTTCCATGGCAGCTAAATTCGCTTTTTTTCCGCCGAACCCTCCTTCTTACAAGCTAATTACTGATGATGCTGGCCTTTTGCTTCTGGACCACTTCCCTCATCGCGAGAACGTCGACGTCTTGCGCCTCCCCACCCGCCGGGGTACAGAGATTGTTGCTGTTTATGTTAGATATCCCATGGCCACCTCCACTCTGCTTTATTCTCATGGAAATGCTGCTGATATTGGCCAGATGTATGAGCTCTTCATCGAATTAAGCATCCACTTGCGTGTAAATCTCATGGG GTACGACTATTCTGGCTATGGACAGTCATCAGGGAAG CCCAGTGAGCACAATACTTACGCTGATATTGAAGCTGCTTATAAGTGTCTTGAGGAGAGCTATGGTACCAAGCAGGAGAACATCATCCTTTATGGTCAATCTGTTGGTAGTGGGCCTACTTTGGATCTTGCTGCACGTTTACCTCGGTTAAGAGCTGTAGTCCTGCATAGTCCTATACTATCAGGGTTAAGAGTCATGTACCCAGTTAAGCGCACCTACTGGTTTGATATCTACAAG AACATAGACAAGATTTCATTGGTGAAGTGTCCTGTGCTGGTTATCCAT GGAACATCTGATGAAGTAGTTGACTGTTCTCATGGAAAGCAGCTCTGGGAATTGTGCCAGGAGAAATATGAACCACTATGGCTCAAAGGAGGAAATCACTGCGATTTAGAACTGTATCCAGAGTATCTTAGGCATCTGAAGAAGTTCATATCAACAGTTGAGAGATCACCTTCGCGAAGAAACACTGCTAGGAGAAGTACAGATGGAATTGAACAGCCAAGACGGAGTACTGATTGCTTTGAGGCTCCAAGGAAGAGTACGGATCGGAGGGAGAAACCGAGAAAAAGCACTGATAGACCTGAAAAACTGAAGTTTCATGAATACAAGTTTACGAATATTGAGAAGCTAGAAAAGCTAAGGATCTCCTTTGACCAAATGGAGAGGTCACGGAGAAGTGTGGAATACCATGAGAAATCTAGAAAGAGCATTGACCTGCAGCTAGAAAAGGCAAGGAAAAGTGTTGATTGGCTGGATAGGATTCGCGCTGGATAA
- the LOC110640950 gene encoding LOW QUALITY PROTEIN: autophagy-related protein 16 (The sequence of the model RefSeq protein was modified relative to this genomic sequence to represent the inferred CDS: inserted 1 base in 1 codon): MSQEKLTREAIKHALKALRKRHLLEEGAHAPACIALSRPIIAQGSEWKEKAEKLELELQQFYKAQSRLSEQLVVEVAESRASKAALEEKEAAFTDLQKELAQTSDECSQLKAALEEKIKALELVVSENHSLRKQLEQMTVKAKNAEAENKMLVDRWMLQKMQDAERLNEANALYEEMIDRLKASGLEKLAQQQVDGVVRQSEDGAEYFVESTIPTACRYKITAHEGGCASIMFEYNSSKVISGAQDQSIKMWDTNPGSLSPTLCGCRGSVLDLSITNDNRSVIAASSSNNLHVGDANSGLVRHTLTGRVDKVCAVDVSKSSSRHVVSAAYDRTIKVWDLQKGYCTSTIVFHANCNALCFSMDGQTICSGHVDGNLQLWDIHSGTLLSEVAAHSLAISSIRLSQNGNIVLTSGRDNLPNLFDMGSLEVCGTLRTTGNRSASNWSRSCMSPDDNYVAAASANGSVYIWSISKADIVGTLKEHTSSVXCCSWSGLGKPLVTADKSGIIYTWT; this comes from the exons AT GTCTCAGGAGAAGCTTACGAGGGAAGCCATAAAGCACGCGCTGAAGGCATTAAGGAAACGCCATTTGCTTGAAGAAGGCGCTCATGCTCCTGCTTGTATTGCTCTTTCCAGACCGATTATCGCTCag GGCTCAGAATGGAAGGAGAAAGCAGAAAAACTCGAATTGGAACTTCAGCAATTTTACAAAGCTCAATCTCGATTATCCGAGCAACTTGTGGTGGAGGTAGCAGAGTCCAGAGCATCAAAAGCTGCCTTAGAAGAAAAAGAAGCAGCATTCACTGATTTGCAAAAGGAGTTGGCTCAAACAAG TGATGAATGCTCTCAATTAAAGGCAGCTTTGGAAGAAAAGATTAAGGCTTTAGAATTGGTTGTGAGTGAGAATCACTCACTTCGAAAGCAATTAGAACAGATGACTGTCAAGGCTAAGAATGCAGAAGCAGAAAATAAGATGTTAGTTGATCGCTGGATGCTGCAAAAGATGCAGGATGCTGAACGTCTTAATGAG GCTAATGCACTATATGAAGAAATGATTGATCGACTCAAGGCAAGTGGTTTAGAGAAACTTGCTCAGCAGCAAGTGGATGGAGTGGTCCGGCAAAGCGAAGATGGTGCTGAGTATTTTGTGGAATCGACCATTCCCACTGCATGCAGGTACAAAATTACAGCTCATGAGGGTGGCTGTGCTTCTATAATGTTTGAGTATAACTCAAGCAAAGTGATCAGTGGCGCAC AGGATCAATCAATCAAAATGTGGGATACAAACCCCGGATCTTTAAGTCCTACACTTTGTGGTTGCCGTGGGTCTGTTCTTGATCTCTCTATTACCAATGATAATAGATCTGTTATTGCAGCCAGTAGCTCAAACAACTTGCATGTAGGGGATGCCAATTCAGGTCTTGTCCGTCACACTCTCACAGGCCGTGTTGACAAAGTGTGTGCTGTGGATGTCAGCAAAAGTTCAAGTCGACATGTTGTCAGTGCTGCTTATGATCGTACTATAAAAGTGTGGGATCTGCAAAAAGGCTACTGCACCAGCACAATTGTTTTCCACGCCAATTGCAATGCCCTTTGTTTCAGCATGGATGGACAGACCATTTGTTCAGGCCATGTTGATGGGAATCTTCAATTATGGGATATTCATTCAGGAACGCTACTCAGTGAAGTTGCTGCACATTCACTTGCTATATCGTCTATACGTCTATCTCAAAATGGAAACATTGTATTGACAAGTGGGAGAGATAACTTGCCCAACTTATTTGATATGGGGTCCTTAGAAGTTTGTGGCACATTAAGAACTACTGGAAACAGATCAGCATCTAATTGGAGTCGGTCTTGTATGAGTCCTGATGACAACTATGTGGCTGCTGCATCAGCTAATGGATCTGTCTACATTTGGTCAATATCTAAAGCTGATATCGTGGGCACTCTGAAGGAACACACTTCTTCGG CGTGTTGTTCATGGAGTGGACTGGGAAAACCATTAGTAACTGCTGACAAGAGTGGAATTATTTATACCTGGACGTAA
- the LOC110640943 gene encoding uncharacterized protein LOC110640943 — protein sequence MVRVATFFGISFGAFLFWQSMDRVHVWIALHQDEKKERLEKLMEIRRVREELLQQAKQTDTLA from the exons ATGGTGAGAGTGGCAACGTTTTTCGGGATATCATTTGGGGCCTTTCTATTTTGGCAATCAATGGATAGAGTCCACGTCTGGATTGCTCTTCACCAGGATGAGAAG AAGGAAAGACTTGAAAAGTTGATGGAGATCAGGAGGGTCAGAGAAGAGCTATTGCAGCAAGCTAAGCAGACAGATACTCTAGCATGA
- the LOC110640934 gene encoding LOW QUALITY PROTEIN: vignain (The sequence of the model RefSeq protein was modified relative to this genomic sequence to represent the inferred CDS: inserted 1 base in 1 codon; substituted 1 base at 1 genomic stop codon): MVFYYVLSLYLKQYLRFFISHQELSFFFFFPSKMSMKRFPLAALSLALVLGIAESFDFHENDLSSEESLQDLYERWRSHYTVSRSLHEKHKRFNVFKHNVMHVHNTNKLDKPYKLKLNKFADMTSYEFRSTYAGSKINHHLMFQGAPQGNGSFMYEKLERVPPSVDWRKKGAVTGVKDQGQXGSCWAFSTIAAVEGINQIKTXKLVSLSEQELVDCDIDENQGCNGGLMDYAFEFIKKQEGITTEANYPYKAEDGTCDVSKENAPAVSIDGYEKVPVNNENALLKVVANQPVSVAIDAGGSDFQFYSEGVFTGSCGTELDHGVTIVGYGTTLDGTKYWIVKNSWGPEWGEKGYTRMQRGISEKEGLCGIAMDPSYHIKNTSNNRTDFVANRRSISALGSDLKKFGIL, translated from the exons ATGGTCTTCTATTATGTTTTATCTCTCTATTTAAAGCAGTATCTGAGGTTCTTTATTTCCCATCAAgagttgagttttttttttttttttcctagcaAAATGTCAATGAAGAGGTTTCCACTTGCAGCTCTCTCGTTGGCTTTGGTTCTAGGAATTGCAGAGAGTTTTGATTTCCATGAAAATGATTTGTCATCTGAGGAAAGTTTGCAGGATTTGTACGAGAGGTGGAGAAGCCATTATACTGTTTCTAGGAGTCTTCATGAGAAACACAAGCGTTTTAATGTTTTCAAGCACAATGTCATGCACGTTCACAACACTAACAAGCTGGATAAGCCTTATAAGTTGAAGCTGAACAAGTTTGCAGACATGACCAGCTATGAATTTAGGAGCACTTATGCTGGCTCAAAGATTAATCATCATCTGATGTTTCAAGGGGCACCACAGGGAAATGGAAGCTTCATGTATGAGAAGTTGGAAAGAGTCCCGCCATCCGTTGATTGGAGAAAGAAAGGTGCGGTCACTGGTGTTAAGGACCAAGGCCAATGAG GTAGTTGCTGGGCATTTTCAACCATCGCAGCAGTTGAGGGTATTAATCAAATCAAGA ATAAGCTAGTGTCTTTGTCCGAGCAAGAGTTGGTGGATTGTGACATTGATGAGAACCAAGGATGCAATGGAGGGCTTATGGATTATGCATTTGAGTTCATTAAGAAACAAGAAGGCATAACAACTGAGGCTAATTACCCTTACAAAGCTGAGGATGGAACTTGTGATGTTTCAAAG GAGAATGCACCTGCAGTCTCTATTGATGGGTATGAGAAGGttcctgtaaataatgagaatgcaTTACTTAAAGTAGTGGCAAACCAGCCTGTATCTGTGGCCATTGATGCTGGAGGTTCAGATTTCCAGTTCTACTCAG AGGGGGTATTTACTGGAAGTTGTGGAACAGAGCTGGATCATGGAGTTACAATCGTGGGTTATGGAACAACTCTTGATGGAACCAAGTACTGGATTGTGAAGAATTCCTGGGGACCAGAATGGGGAGAGAAGGGTTACACAAGGATGCAGCGTGGCATCTCAGAGAAAGAGGGGCTCTGTGGCATAGCAATGGATCCTTCTTATCACATCAAGAACACCTCAAATAATCGTACG